From a region of the Saccharomyces paradoxus chromosome IV, complete sequence genome:
- the REG1 gene encoding protein phosphatase regulator REG1 (Regulatory subunit of type 1 protein phosphatase Glc7p~similar to YDR028C), whose amino-acid sequence MSTNLANYFAGKKDTKNEHVNRNASHESNSKSDVKVAGNDNDNDDEDMGPSVSMAVQAKNDDDFHKSTFNLKRTRSMGLLDEYIDPTKKLLGRPDDLYGNDNEYYDNSSDNSSSNSSDDDYDDDYQEHSTSVSPPPADNDSYLMPQDDNDVVVEPERHVDYLSHEWKESEISNSWKYIILKKKKRDVDLVNAARLENASWRTWAKARNNLKTVSPEVVNWSKDSDVTWLYGPIIRDSENNAQSEEEHDLERGYGSDDENSKRISMPTKKSKSLTAAPKPILKKRTVTEIIEDNALWKLNEARKHMTEMKHASVIMDPNGNKNVHDDFDALAAQVNAQYYHYPKNSNSSVSLNGQSSDKKDNYTIPNSLGVNPNVGNDEGKEDLHLKSALRVQNNPSTAQSDKSILENNTNDRVKSHLDENLDSSDTNRFLSSKSCSNKDNENHSIGLSSILTSSPSEKSNKPTKNRHIHFNDRVEQCMALRYPASQSEDDESDGENRQYVDVNNNANVTTINNNRTPLLATQHKSIPVNSAPERFNKDTSDDDTSSPSSSSSHSDDEEHGGLYINARFSRRSDSGVHSPITDNSSVASSTTSRAHVRPIIKLLPDTTLNYGSDEESDNGEFNGYGNAVSHNVNTSRGYDYIYDYNSVYTGDTSSFLPVDSCDIVDVPEGMDLQTAIADDNASNYEFNNAVESKEKHSPQLQKASTNNTTRQHGSHMLLYDDDNYSSSSDSEQQFIEDSQYNSSDDEEEEDDDDDQAVDDNHDEGLSLRRTLSLGKSGSTNSLCDLAQPSLSSATLSQQKIPTNFIAGKTDESKDAQLAVRPYPLKRNSSSGNFIFNSDSEEESSSEDEQRPIPAGNKLVNRGSLKGSVAPANIPSQKKTALPKQPKASDSSQSFRIVNKTPSPAEVGSSDVAIEGYFSPRNESIKSVVSGGSMMDHQDHSEMETLAKGFENCHINNTGRLKDKKADSLQTTRKEASLTNSSNESLQKVMQNAKGMASKYLHSWKRSDVKPQENGNDSS is encoded by the coding sequence ATGTCAACAAATCTAGCAAATTACTTCGCCGGTAAGAAAGATACTAAAAATGAGCATGTAAATAGAAATGCTAGCCATGAAAGTAATAGCAAAAGTGATGTCAAAGTTGCTGGTAACGATAACGACAAcgacgatgaagatatGGGGCCTTCAGTATCGATGGCTGTTCAAGCAAAaaacgatgatgatttcCATAAATCAACTTTCAACCTTAAAAGAACAAGGTCGATGGGTCTTCTCGACGAATATATTGATCCTACTAAAAAACTGTTAGGAAGGCCAGACGACCTATATGGTAACGACAATGAATATTATGACAACTCATCTGATAATTCTTCAAGCAATTCTTCAGATGATGATTATGATGATGACTATCAGGAACACTCAACCTCCGTTTCTCCACCGCCTGCGGATAACGATAGCTACTTAATGCCACAAGATGATAATGATGTAGTGGTAGAACCAGAAAGACATGTTGATTATCTGTCACACGAATGGAAAGAATCTGAAATCTCTAATTCTTGGAAATATATTattctaaagaaaaagaaaagagacGTCGATTTAGTCAATGCCGCTAGATTAGAAAACGCCTCATGGAGAACATGGGCAAAAGCGAgaaacaatttgaaaacagTGTCACCTGAAGTAGTTAATTGGTCAAAGGATTCTGATGTAACATGGCTATATGGTCCTATTATAAGGGATTCTGAAAATAACGCCCaaagtgaagaagaacatgATCTAGAAAGGGGCTACGGCtcagatgatgaaaattccAAGAGAATTTCAATGCCGACTAAAAAGTCAAAGTCCCTCACAGCTGCTCCCAAACcaattttaaagaagagaacCGTCACAGAAATTATAGAGGATAATGCTTTATGGAAACTGAATGAGGCAAGAAAACACATGACAGAAATGAAGCATGCTTCGGTAATAATGGATCCCAATGGCAATAAAAACGTCCATGACGATTTTGATGCTTTAGCTGCTCAAGTTAATGCCCAGTACTATCattatccaaaaaattcGAATAGTAGCGTTAGTTTGAATGGTCAATCTTCtgataaaaaagataattATACTATACCGAATTCTCTGGGAGTAAATCCGAATGTTGGCAATGACGAGGGAAAAGAAGACCTGCATCTAAAATCAGCGCTTCGCGTTCAAAACAATCCGTCAACAGCACAATCGGACAAAAGCATACTGGAGAATAATACCAACGATCGTGTTAAGAGTCATTTAGACGAAAATCTGGATTCTTCTGATACTAACAGGTTCCTCTCATCAAAATCTTGCTCAAAtaaagataatgaaaaccATTCAATTGGATTATCGTCAATATTAACTTCAAGTCCGAGTGAAAAATCCAACAAGCCTACTAAGAATAGACATATACATTTCAATGACAGAGTGGAACAATGTATGGCGCTACGATATCCAGCATCACAATCAGAAGACGATGAAAGTGATGGTGAAAATAGACAATATGTTGACGTTAATAACAATGCGAATGTTACAACAATAAACAACAACAGGACTCCATTGCTAGCCACTCAGCATAAATCTATTCCAGTCAATTCTGCACCTGAGCGCTTTAACAAGGATACTAGCGATGATGATACGTCctcaccatcatcatcgtcatctCATTCggatgatgaagaacatGGCGGCCTTTACATAAATGCAAGGTTTTCGAGGAGGTCCGATTCTGGAGTTCATTCACCAATAACGGATAATTCCTCTGTAGCTTCATCTACCACCTCAAGAGCTCACGTGCGCCCCATAATAAAGTTGCTTCCTGATACAACTTTGAATTATGGATCGGATGAAGAATCTGATAATGGCGAGTTCAATGGCTATGGTAATGCCGTCTCGCATAACGTCAATACCTCTAGAGGCTATGATTACATATACGATTATAATTCGGTTTACACTGGCGATACCTCTAGTTTTTTGCCAGTAGATTCATGTGACATCGTAGATGTTCCTGAAGGAATGGACCTACAAACAGCTATTGCAGATGACAATGCATCTAACTATGAATTCAACAATGCTGTGGAATCCAAGGAAAAGCATTCTCCACAACTACAGAAAGCTTCAACGAATAATACAACTCGTCAACATGGATCACATATGCTGTTATATGACGACGACAATTACAGCTCTTCTTCAGATAGCGAACAGCAATTTATTGAAGACTCACAATATAATAGTAGcgatgacgaagaagaagaagatgatgacgatgaccAAGCGGTAGACGATAACCATGATGAAGGACTATCACTGAGGAGAACATTGTCGCTTGGAAAATCGGGATCTACCAATTCCTTATGTGATCTGGCACAACCGTCGCTTTCTTCAGCAACTCTTTCACAGCAAAAAATTCCTACCAATTTCATAGCGGGTAAAACTGACGAAAGCAAAGATGCACAACTGGCTGTTAGGCCGTATCCGTTGAAGCGCAATTCTTCTTCGGGAAACTTCATATTCAATTCAGATAGCGAAGAAGAGAGTAGCAGCGAGGATGAACAAAGACCAATCCCGGCAGGCAATAAATTGGTTAATCGAGGTAGTTTGAAAGGCAGTGTAGCACCAGCAAACATACCATCCCAAAAGAAAACGGCGCTTCCAAAGCAGCCAAAAGCATCCGATAGTTCACAAAGCTTTAGAATTGTAAATAAAACTCCTTCACCTGCCGAAGTGGGCTCTAGTGATGTTGCCATAGAAGGTTACTTTTCTCCAAGGAATGAATCTATCAAGTCTGTTGTTTCAGGGGGAAGTATGATGGACCATCAAGACCACTCAGAAATGGAAACTTTGGCCAAAGGATTTGAAAACTGCCACATAAATAATACTGGTAGGTTAAAGGACAAGAAAGCTGATAGTCTCCAAAccacaagaaaagaagcctCTTTGACAAATTCGAGTAATGAGAGTTTACAGAAAGTGATGCAGAATGCAAAAGGTATGGC